Proteins from a single region of Paraglaciecola sp. T6c:
- a CDS encoding LysR family transcriptional regulator — MDQLRAIRYFCKVVETGSFTNAATTFNVPPSSLSRRVADLERSLGATLLKRSTRVVRLTEIGRTYYNQVNDILRQLELSNDTVRSYQTVPTGQLRISAMVEFGEPILFPLLEEFSQRYPQIILDVRLSDELSALSRDEVDIAIRGGYAPNERVIAIKLMENQFIAVATKAYLERYGTPNTPLDLSHHKGLYYRTPNGPLRWISEINGQWQDVSAPQVAVSNNGKWLLGKVLAGQGMMMAPKWLLKEYLVSGDLQELSLSPEINITSSSDFGIYLLYQKQRYLVPKVKAAVDFLVARIKQLHA; from the coding sequence ATGGATCAGCTCAGAGCGATTCGATACTTTTGCAAAGTAGTTGAAACCGGCAGCTTCACCAACGCTGCTACGACTTTCAATGTCCCCCCCTCATCTCTGTCACGAAGGGTCGCTGACTTAGAGCGTTCGTTAGGTGCAACCTTGCTTAAGCGCTCAACGCGAGTGGTGAGGTTAACTGAAATAGGACGAACCTATTACAATCAAGTCAATGATATATTGCGTCAATTAGAGTTAAGTAATGACACGGTGCGTAGCTATCAAACAGTACCTACAGGGCAGCTTAGGATCAGTGCCATGGTTGAGTTTGGTGAGCCCATATTGTTTCCATTATTAGAAGAATTTTCACAGCGTTATCCGCAAATTATTCTTGATGTGCGCCTCAGCGACGAACTATCGGCCTTGTCCCGAGACGAAGTAGACATTGCTATACGAGGCGGGTATGCGCCCAATGAGCGCGTGATTGCAATTAAATTAATGGAAAATCAATTTATTGCCGTTGCCACTAAGGCTTATTTAGAACGATATGGCACACCAAATACACCATTGGATCTCAGTCATCATAAAGGATTGTATTATCGAACCCCTAATGGTCCATTGCGCTGGATCAGCGAAATAAACGGCCAATGGCAAGACGTATCCGCCCCACAGGTGGCGGTTTCAAACAATGGAAAATGGTTATTAGGGAAAGTGCTAGCGGGGCAAGGCATGATGATGGCGCCCAAATGGCTGCTTAAGGAATATCTTGTTTCCGGGGACCTGCAAGAGTTAAGCCTGTCTCCCGAAATTAACATCACTTCGAGCAGTGATTTCGGTATTTATCTTTTGTACCAAAAACAGCGCTATTTAGTGCCAAAAGTCAAAGCAGCAGTGGACTTCCTGGTCGCAAGAATAAAACAATTGCATGCTTAA
- a CDS encoding NADP-dependent oxidoreductase, with protein MSTYTAINLIQRPEPGPIPASTFEVVEKPVPTPGPGEILVKQTYMSLDPAMIGWMSSDTKSYIPPVALGDVMRSSGIGEVVESNHPDFTAGDKVMGMTGWTEYFVSTGQGLNKLPAGVGEEQALSVFALPGLTATQGLFGVAKPKAGETIVVSGAAGSVGSIVGQLAKADGLTVIGVAGSDEKCQWLVNELGFDGAINYKSDDMNAMLNELAPNGVDIFFENTGGAIQQHIFEHMNAHGRIAVCGMISDYATSQPSAGPNWIPIIKKRLTIQGFTMPDHYAQVPELLAKLTPYVMKGQIKYRAHVLEGLPSAVDGLNMLLSGANNGKLMVKL; from the coding sequence ATGTCAACGTATACCGCTATAAACCTTATTCAACGGCCAGAGCCAGGCCCAATTCCCGCTTCAACTTTCGAAGTCGTTGAAAAACCGGTGCCTACGCCAGGACCTGGTGAAATCTTGGTCAAACAAACCTACATGTCACTTGATCCTGCGATGATCGGTTGGATGAGTTCTGATACCAAAAGTTATATACCACCCGTAGCACTTGGCGATGTCATGCGCTCTTCTGGTATAGGTGAAGTCGTAGAAAGCAATCACCCCGATTTTACAGCAGGGGATAAAGTCATGGGGATGACCGGCTGGACAGAGTACTTCGTCAGCACCGGCCAAGGCTTAAACAAATTACCCGCGGGCGTAGGCGAAGAACAAGCATTGTCAGTGTTTGCTTTACCCGGATTAACGGCCACTCAAGGCTTATTCGGAGTCGCTAAGCCAAAAGCGGGAGAAACGATTGTGGTTAGCGGCGCTGCGGGCTCAGTAGGCTCCATAGTAGGTCAACTTGCAAAAGCAGATGGGTTGACGGTTATCGGTGTTGCTGGTTCTGATGAAAAGTGCCAGTGGTTAGTTAATGAGCTAGGGTTTGATGGCGCGATTAACTATAAATCAGACGATATGAACGCCATGCTAAATGAACTTGCGCCAAATGGTGTGGACATTTTCTTTGAAAATACCGGTGGCGCAATTCAGCAGCATATCTTTGAGCATATGAATGCCCACGGGCGCATAGCGGTATGCGGAATGATTTCAGATTATGCTACCTCACAGCCGAGCGCTGGACCTAACTGGATCCCCATTATTAAAAAGCGACTCACCATTCAAGGTTTTACAATGCCTGACCATTACGCTCAGGTACCTGAATTACTGGCGAAGTTAACGCCCTACGTGATGAAAGGGCAAATTAAATACCGTGCTCACGTACTTGAGGGGTTACCATCAGCAGTTGATGGGTTGAACATGCTGTTAAGTGGTGCCAACAATGGGAAATTAATGGTTAAGCTTTAA
- a CDS encoding LysR substrate-binding domain-containing protein, translating into MRHAVTLEALRVLNAIHSKGSFAAAADALFKVPSALTYTISKLEADLGVALFDRKGQRAILTPAGKLVLSEGSEILRAADDLEERVQQLESGWESKLVISKDTIISEAPLLKLIAEFCTLDKHVDITLIEEALGGGWDALQTNRADIALGVTGELPKGQYDVALLGELEFVFAVSAKHPLADFVGLIEGHHIRQYPYIVVADSSRTLPGRTSGLFDNKQLIRVSSMKSKAQAQAAGIGVGFLPIHIAKPFLDNGSLVAKGTSLPRPPIPIYFAREKSTSGKAAQWFWERLSQYNWLATQS; encoded by the coding sequence ATGCGCCACGCCGTTACCCTTGAAGCCCTTAGAGTGCTAAACGCCATTCATAGCAAGGGCAGCTTTGCTGCCGCTGCAGACGCGTTATTCAAAGTGCCTTCAGCTTTAACTTATACCATCAGTAAACTTGAAGCGGATTTGGGAGTTGCTCTTTTCGATCGCAAAGGGCAACGGGCTATACTAACTCCGGCTGGCAAATTGGTGCTTAGCGAGGGGAGTGAAATATTAAGAGCCGCCGACGATTTAGAAGAGCGGGTTCAACAATTAGAATCTGGCTGGGAATCAAAATTGGTGATCTCAAAAGATACAATCATCTCTGAAGCGCCATTACTCAAGCTTATCGCGGAATTTTGCACCCTGGATAAACATGTAGACATCACCTTGATTGAGGAAGCACTTGGTGGCGGTTGGGATGCACTTCAAACAAATCGTGCCGATATTGCTTTAGGCGTTACGGGCGAACTACCCAAGGGACAATATGATGTCGCGCTTCTTGGGGAGTTAGAATTTGTATTTGCTGTGAGCGCTAAGCATCCGTTGGCAGATTTTGTTGGTTTAATAGAAGGGCATCATATACGCCAATACCCTTACATAGTCGTGGCCGATAGTTCCCGCACCTTGCCGGGACGTACCAGTGGGTTGTTCGATAATAAACAGTTGATTCGAGTAAGTAGCATGAAAAGTAAAGCCCAAGCCCAGGCCGCCGGGATTGGCGTGGGTTTTCTACCTATTCATATTGCAAAGCCATTTTTAGACAATGGCAGCTTAGTGGCAAAAGGTACATCACTACCTCGCCCGCCTATTCCTATTTATTTTGCCAGAGAAAAATCAACCTCAGGCAAGGCCGCGCAATGGTTCTGGGAGCGATTGAGTCAGTATAACTGGCTGGCCACTCAATCGTGA